A genomic region of Rhea pennata isolate bPtePen1 chromosome 14, bPtePen1.pri, whole genome shotgun sequence contains the following coding sequences:
- the FCHSD1 gene encoding F-BAR and double SH3 domains protein 1 isoform X1, whose amino-acid sequence MALQARLASSPLPRLVEGSVAAVGRATLGDGRFQSTIQGGDRGAAMLRHGEKTALSIPRALGSHLPGVSSPYRSYSKQRSAIEREYGQALQRLASQFLKRDWQRSRSEANDSRSVVAAWKGVIDGTMYAGQARVTASESYRTIALEASKTARVSKERMLKKSTEQLQKVQAELLETVKELGKAKKQFTHLQRSNEVAKDKAADVEARLRRSDRRIFHTKASLQKLSAKFSAQLAEYSKQLTGVHNEYILTLVSANAHLDHYYNVELPTVMQALDGDLYERFRDHLTLTSQTEIEICQATQEWFQRVLESSTQICQKQNLLLFLQDHTAFTLTPEQRFQLAGMDQMRLLEPESSSTSESSLEKEVRRWAMRAAKDYKIKTHSEQVLQRLEARRQQAPEAEVTAMERRMEEVRENIRKAEVSKVKADARLALLRTTGLDVDAWLAGAMAQALEELERERSLSAAQQAEKESAPATEEFDLAEFDDYDDSVEPFEDVDPGPAGRTYPYACRVIFGYQGCQADELSITQGEELEIIEDGDVEEWVKARNKAGQVGYVPEKYLLSLGCVGTEAGPTSGGQAAGSLETALHRQLSSIMSAELVLEPGAWLVRALYDYEGQSPEELSFPEGAIIRVLPRTEEEVDDGFWTGDFNGRIGVFPSLVVEELTGAGGSAGQELPSPSPPPFSPPGLAPGNSLASSPAPEVLVGVCRQDGMASGQSSPDLSTSRLRPLRAPPPPPDRAPEAEPELHFS is encoded by the exons ATGGCCCTCCAGGCTCGGCTTGCCTCGAGCCCGCTGCCGCGGCTGGTCGAAGGCTCCGTCGCTGCCGTGGGTCGGGCCACCCTGGGAGACGGGCGCTTCCAGAGCACAATCCAGGGGGGGGACAGAGGCGCCGCGATGCTGCGCCACGGCGAGAAGACAGCCCTGTCCATCCCACGCGCGCTGGGCTCTCACCTTCCCGGCGTGTCCTCTCCCTACAGGTCCTATAGCAAACAGAGGTCTGCGATCGAGAGGGAGTATGGGCAG GCACTGCAGAGGCTGGCGAGCCAGTTCCTGAAGAGAGACTGGCAGCGGAGCCGCAGTGAAGCCAACGACTCAAG GAGCGTCGTTGCTGCCTGGAAGGGCGTCATTGATGGTACTATGTATGCTGGGCAGGCCCGTGTTACCGCCTCGGAGAGCTATCGCACCATTGCCCTAGAGGCCTCCAAGACTGCCCGTGTGTCCAAGGAGCGGATGCTGAAGAAG AGCACTGAGCAGTTGCAGAAGGTGCAGGCAGAGTTGTTGGAGACAGTGAAGGAGCTGGGCAAGGCGAAGAAGCAGTTTACGCACCTCCAGCGGAGCAATGAGGTGGCCAAGGACAAAGCTGCGGATGTGGAGGCCCG GCTCCGGAGGAGTGACCGGAGGATATTTCACACAAAGGCCAGCCTGCAAAAACTCAGTGCCAAG TTCTCTGCGCAGCTGGCCGAGTATTCAAAGCAGCTCACGGGGGTGCACAACGAGTACATCCTCACGCTGGTGTCTGCCAATGCCCACCTAGACCATTACTACAATGTGGAGTTACCCACTGTCATGCAG GCCCTGGACGGTGACCTTTACGAGCGGTTCCGGGACCACTTGACCTTGACCAGCCAGACAGAGATTGAGATCTGCCAGGCAACACAGGAGTGGTTCCAGCGCGTTTTGGAGTCATCCACACAA ATATGCCAGAAGCAgaacctcctcctcttcctccaggaCCACACTGCCTTCACGCTGACCCCAGAGCAGCGATTCCAGCTTGCTGGCATGGACCAG ATGCGTCTTCTGGagccagagagcagcagcaccagtgagagcagcctggagaaggaggtGCGGCGCTGGGCCATGCGGGCAGCCAAGGACTACAAAATCAAGACACACAGCGAGCAG GTCCTGCAGAGGCTGGAggccaggaggcagcaggccCCAGAGGCGGAGGTGACCGCCATGGAGCGACGGATGGAGGAAGTGAGAGAGAACATCCGGAAGGCGGAG GTCAGCAAGGTGAAGGCGGATGCCCGGCTGGCGCTGCTTCGCACGACTGGGCTGGATGTGGACGCCTGGCTGGCGGGGGCCATGGCGCAGgcgctggaggagctggagcgTGAGCGCAGCCTGAGCGCAGCCCAGCAGGCCGAGAAGGAGTCCGCACCTGCG ACAGAAGAGTTTGACCTGGCGGAGTTTGATGATTACGATGACAGCGTTGAGCCGTTTGAAGACGTCGACCCTGGCCCTGCTGGCCGCACGTATCCTTACGCTTGCCGGGTGATTTTCGGATACCAG ggctgccaggcagaCGAGCTGTCCATCACCCAaggagaggagctggagatcaTCGAGGACGGTGATGTCGAGGAGTGGGTGAAG GCCCGGAACAAGGCAGGCCAGGTCGGCTATGTCCCCGAGAAGTACCTGCTATCCCTGGGCTGTGTGGGCACTGAAGCGGGCCCCACATCTGGGGGCCAGGCTGCAGGGTCCTTGGAGACAGCCTTGCACCGGCAGCTCTCCAGCATCATGAGCGCGGAGCTGGTCTTGGAGCCTGGAG CCTGGCTGGTGCGAGCCCTGTACGACTACGAGGGGCAGAGCCCCGAAGAGCTGAGCTTCCCCGAGGGCGCCATCATCCGCGTGCTGCCCCGGACGGAGGAGGAGGTGGACGATGGTTTCTGGACAGGAGATTTCAATGGACGCATTGGTGTCTTCCCCTCGCTCGTGGTGGAGGAGCTCACCGGGGCCGGGGGCTCTGCTGGGCAG gagCTGCCGTCACCCTCCCCTCCACCATTCTCTCCTCCTGGCCTCGCACCTGGGAACAGCCTGGCCTCCAGCCCCGCTCCAGAAGTGCTAGTGGGAG TCTGCAGGCAGGATGGCATGGCCAGCGGCCAGAGCTCTCCAGACCTGTCAACCAGCCGCCTCCGTCCG CTCCGAgcgcctcccccgccgcctGACAGAGCCCCTGAAGCCGAGCCCGAGCTGCACTTTAGCTGA
- the LOC134146998 gene encoding proteinase-activated receptor 3-like, whose translation MYFLPSPGSAAIYVSLLLGCTWLCSAVELPTAKRPVHGKGRVLISLTPQEEAECPGASVEAFLNSTVTTRVLPALYCVILLVGLPANALACWVLVTKFRRCSTTFFLLNLASADLLFVLLLPFKISYHLLGNQWLFGDYLCRTMVALFYGNMYSSILFLTCIGLERCISVVHPFLWKGSRWMWGRVGVCVGIWLAVGLGMSPLLFSPQTKYISGLNITTCHDVLDKDDQKFMFYYFLSLVGLGFGMPFVLMIISYGCILVRLVAKRRNYGHVVRLLALVLLVFILCFTPSNVLLFNHYVLGATGCRNITYIWYVLALVLSAFNTCFDPFIYFYVSRDFRAYIWGEGTCCPRQLKTSTRKASEKAALPLRSSEQSQP comes from the exons atgtattttttgccGTCGCCCGGCTCTGCTGCCATCTACGTCTCCCTCCTGCTTGGCTGCACCTGGCTCTGCTCAGCTGTCGAACTCCCCACAGCTAAGCGCCCTG TGCATGGCAAAGGACGAGTCTTGATCTCTCTCACTCCCCAAGAAGAAGCTGAATGCCCCGGCGCCTCTGTGGAAGCTTTTCTCAACAGCACTGTGACCACTCGTGTCCTCCCTGCTCTCTACTGTGTGATTCTGCTTGTCGGGCTGCCAGCCAATGCTCTGGCCTGCTGGGTCCTGGTGACCAAGTTCAGGAGATGTTCCACCACCTTCTTCCTGCTTAACCTGGCCAGCGCTGACCTGCTTTTTGTCCTCCTGCTGCCCTTCAAGATCTCCTACCACCTCTTGGGCAACCAGTGGCTCTTTGGGGACTACCTGTGCCGCACCATGGTAGCCCTCTTCTATGGGAATATGTACAGCTCTATCCTATTTCTCACCTGCATTGGCCTGGAGCGCTGCATCTCTGTGGTGCACCCGTTCTTGTGGAAGGGGTCCAGGTGGATGTGGGGCAGGGTGGGTGTCTGTGTGGGGATCTGGCTGGCAGTGGGGCTGGGCATGAGCCCATTGCTCTTCAGCCCCCAGACAAAGTACATCTCAGGGCTGAACATCACTACTTGCCATGATGTCCTAGACAAAGATGACCAGAAGttcatgttttattatttcctctCCCTGGTAGGGCTGGgctttggcatgccctttgtgCTCATGATCATCTCCTATGGCTGCATCCTGGTGCGGCTGGTGGCCAAGAGGAGAAACTATGGGCACGTGGTACGTCTCCTGGCTCTGGTCCTCCTAGTCTTCATCCTCTGTTTCACCCCCAGCAATGTACTGCTCTTTAACCACTATGTGCTGGGTGCCACAGGATGCCGCAACATCACCTACATCTGGTATGTCCTGGCACTGGTGCTCAGCGCCTTCAACACCTGCTTTGATCCCTTCATCTACTTCTATGTCTCCAGGGATTTTCGGGCCTACATCTGGGGTGAAGGCACCTGCTGCCCCAGGCAACTCAAGACCTCAACAAGGAAAGCCTCTGAGAAGGCAGCCTTGCCCCTGAGGTCCAGCGAGCAGAGCCAGCCCTAG
- the FCHSD1 gene encoding F-BAR and double SH3 domains protein 1 isoform X2: MQPPPRKVKLTQEVKVHFIEQLSSLQSKQQRDTELLEDIRSYSKQRSAIEREYGQALQRLASQFLKRDWQRSRSEANDSRSVVAAWKGVIDGTMYAGQARVTASESYRTIALEASKTARVSKERMLKKSTEQLQKVQAELLETVKELGKAKKQFTHLQRSNEVAKDKAADVEARLRRSDRRIFHTKASLQKLSAKFSAQLAEYSKQLTGVHNEYILTLVSANAHLDHYYNVELPTVMQALDGDLYERFRDHLTLTSQTEIEICQATQEWFQRVLESSTQICQKQNLLLFLQDHTAFTLTPEQRFQLAGMDQMRLLEPESSSTSESSLEKEVRRWAMRAAKDYKIKTHSEQVLQRLEARRQQAPEAEVTAMERRMEEVRENIRKAEVSKVKADARLALLRTTGLDVDAWLAGAMAQALEELERERSLSAAQQAEKESAPATEEFDLAEFDDYDDSVEPFEDVDPGPAGRTYPYACRVIFGYQGCQADELSITQGEELEIIEDGDVEEWVKARNKAGQVGYVPEKYLLSLGCVGTEAGPTSGGQAAGSLETALHRQLSSIMSAELVLEPGAWLVRALYDYEGQSPEELSFPEGAIIRVLPRTEEEVDDGFWTGDFNGRIGVFPSLVVEELTGAGGSAGQELPSPSPPPFSPPGLAPGNSLASSPAPEVLVGVCRQDGMASGQSSPDLSTSRLRPLRAPPPPPDRAPEAEPELHFS, encoded by the exons ATGCAGCCGCCGCCGCGTAAG GTGAAGCTGACCCAGGAGGTGAAGGTGCACTTCATagagcagctctccagcctgcagagcaagcagcagcgggacacggagctgctggaggacaTCAG GTCCTATAGCAAACAGAGGTCTGCGATCGAGAGGGAGTATGGGCAG GCACTGCAGAGGCTGGCGAGCCAGTTCCTGAAGAGAGACTGGCAGCGGAGCCGCAGTGAAGCCAACGACTCAAG GAGCGTCGTTGCTGCCTGGAAGGGCGTCATTGATGGTACTATGTATGCTGGGCAGGCCCGTGTTACCGCCTCGGAGAGCTATCGCACCATTGCCCTAGAGGCCTCCAAGACTGCCCGTGTGTCCAAGGAGCGGATGCTGAAGAAG AGCACTGAGCAGTTGCAGAAGGTGCAGGCAGAGTTGTTGGAGACAGTGAAGGAGCTGGGCAAGGCGAAGAAGCAGTTTACGCACCTCCAGCGGAGCAATGAGGTGGCCAAGGACAAAGCTGCGGATGTGGAGGCCCG GCTCCGGAGGAGTGACCGGAGGATATTTCACACAAAGGCCAGCCTGCAAAAACTCAGTGCCAAG TTCTCTGCGCAGCTGGCCGAGTATTCAAAGCAGCTCACGGGGGTGCACAACGAGTACATCCTCACGCTGGTGTCTGCCAATGCCCACCTAGACCATTACTACAATGTGGAGTTACCCACTGTCATGCAG GCCCTGGACGGTGACCTTTACGAGCGGTTCCGGGACCACTTGACCTTGACCAGCCAGACAGAGATTGAGATCTGCCAGGCAACACAGGAGTGGTTCCAGCGCGTTTTGGAGTCATCCACACAA ATATGCCAGAAGCAgaacctcctcctcttcctccaggaCCACACTGCCTTCACGCTGACCCCAGAGCAGCGATTCCAGCTTGCTGGCATGGACCAG ATGCGTCTTCTGGagccagagagcagcagcaccagtgagagcagcctggagaaggaggtGCGGCGCTGGGCCATGCGGGCAGCCAAGGACTACAAAATCAAGACACACAGCGAGCAG GTCCTGCAGAGGCTGGAggccaggaggcagcaggccCCAGAGGCGGAGGTGACCGCCATGGAGCGACGGATGGAGGAAGTGAGAGAGAACATCCGGAAGGCGGAG GTCAGCAAGGTGAAGGCGGATGCCCGGCTGGCGCTGCTTCGCACGACTGGGCTGGATGTGGACGCCTGGCTGGCGGGGGCCATGGCGCAGgcgctggaggagctggagcgTGAGCGCAGCCTGAGCGCAGCCCAGCAGGCCGAGAAGGAGTCCGCACCTGCG ACAGAAGAGTTTGACCTGGCGGAGTTTGATGATTACGATGACAGCGTTGAGCCGTTTGAAGACGTCGACCCTGGCCCTGCTGGCCGCACGTATCCTTACGCTTGCCGGGTGATTTTCGGATACCAG ggctgccaggcagaCGAGCTGTCCATCACCCAaggagaggagctggagatcaTCGAGGACGGTGATGTCGAGGAGTGGGTGAAG GCCCGGAACAAGGCAGGCCAGGTCGGCTATGTCCCCGAGAAGTACCTGCTATCCCTGGGCTGTGTGGGCACTGAAGCGGGCCCCACATCTGGGGGCCAGGCTGCAGGGTCCTTGGAGACAGCCTTGCACCGGCAGCTCTCCAGCATCATGAGCGCGGAGCTGGTCTTGGAGCCTGGAG CCTGGCTGGTGCGAGCCCTGTACGACTACGAGGGGCAGAGCCCCGAAGAGCTGAGCTTCCCCGAGGGCGCCATCATCCGCGTGCTGCCCCGGACGGAGGAGGAGGTGGACGATGGTTTCTGGACAGGAGATTTCAATGGACGCATTGGTGTCTTCCCCTCGCTCGTGGTGGAGGAGCTCACCGGGGCCGGGGGCTCTGCTGGGCAG gagCTGCCGTCACCCTCCCCTCCACCATTCTCTCCTCCTGGCCTCGCACCTGGGAACAGCCTGGCCTCCAGCCCCGCTCCAGAAGTGCTAGTGGGAG TCTGCAGGCAGGATGGCATGGCCAGCGGCCAGAGCTCTCCAGACCTGTCAACCAGCCGCCTCCGTCCG CTCCGAgcgcctcccccgccgcctGACAGAGCCCCTGAAGCCGAGCCCGAGCTGCACTTTAGCTGA
- the RELL2 gene encoding RELT-like protein 2 isoform X2: MLLPWFSWLLLDRNEGCHHHVAGYKIRMSDQNSTDDGESDPQHSLSMVFLLVLVFFIMGLVGFLICHVLKKKGYRCRTFRDELDPDNKDVLTELQANEEEELNEDTVEKIVRCIIQNEANAEALKEMLGDNEGDVPVPVPSLCPHRNSQDGGPPHHHTVHLGSTQAPCIHCSKRKKPPLHRQGRSKDGKGRMHPGETTVFSVGRFRVTHIGKKSAFHEQQDASLPDGSKESSTEELEHSNERLHQESARNGTVPVDGLQNGAVQKGAQSSKGTEQSYVNAPAPNTPANSDTHNNRPDGKGPGKAGSLQDVNTALGSASHQRKHMGRQALGGSSASTPGEPLEEGGRRAGIYQEEAGLGSADEVSDIHGSLSLQEGTQADELGSNYTNRKQLGAEDMGQQELSAMVRDTGITV, translated from the exons ATGTTACTTCCATGGTTCTCCTGGCTGCTTTTGGATAGGAATGAGGGCTGTCATCATCATGTAGCTGGCTACAAG ATCCGCATGTCAGACCAGAACAGCACCGATGATGGGGAATCAGACCCCCAGCACAGCCTGTCTATGGTCTTCCTCCTTGTCTTGGTCTTCTTCATCATGGGACTGGTCGGTTTCCTGATCTGCCACGTCCTGAAGAAGAAGGGATATCGATGCCGGACTTTCCGTGATGAGCTCGACCCAGATAACAAAGATGTGCTGACAGAGCTCCAGGCCA aTGAAGAGGAGGAGCTGAACGAGGACACCGTAGAGAAGATTGTGAGATGCATCATCCAAAATGAAG CAAATGCGGAGGCCCTCAAGGAGATGCTGGGGGACAATGAAGGGGATGTCCCAGTGCCGGTGCCCAG CCTTTGTCCCCACCGTAACAGCCAAGATGGGGGACCACCACATCACCATACAGTGCACCTGGGATCCACACAGGCCCCCTGCATCCactgcagcaagaggaagaagcCCCCACTACATCGGCAAGGGAGGTCCAAGGATGGGAAAGGCAGGATGCATCCTGGAGAGACCACTGTCTTCTCAGTGGGCAG GTTTCGTGTCACACACATTGGGAAGAAATCCGCTTTCCATGAGCAACAGGATGCCTCCCTGCCCGATGGCAGCAAGGAGTCAAGCACAGAGGAGTTAGAGCACAGCAATGAACGGCTCCATCAGGAGAGTGCTCGCAATGGAACTGTCCCCGTGGATGGCCTGCAGAATGGAGCTGTCCAGAAGGgtgcacagagcagcaaaggCACAGAGCAAAGTTATGTAAACGCGCCAGCTCCGAACACACCAGCCAACTCAGATACTCACAACAATAGACCAGATGGCAAGGGGCCTGGGAAGGCAGGCTCGTTGCAGGATGTTAACACTGCTCTTGGGAGTGCTAGTCACCAAAGGAAGCATATGGGCCGTCAGGCACTGGGAGGGTCAAGTGCCAGCACCCCAGGAGAGCCTTTGGAGGAAGGAGGGCGGAGAGCCGGCATCTACCAGGAGGAGGCTGGACTGGGGTCAGCAGATGAAGTGTCAGATATTCACGGGAGCCTGAGTCTACAAGAAGGAACACAAGCTGATGAGTTGGGAAGCAACTACACCAACAGGAAACAGCTTGGAGCGGAGGATATGGGGCAGCAG gagctgagtGCCATGGTGCGGGACACAGGAATAACCGTGTGA
- the RELL2 gene encoding RELT-like protein 2 isoform X1, which produces MLLPWFSWLLLDRNEGCHHHVAGYKIRMSDQNSTDDGESDPQHSLSMVFLLVLVFFIMGLVGFLICHVLKKKGYRCRTFRDELDPDNKDVLTELQANEEEELNEDTVEKIVRCIIQNEANAEALKEMLGDNEGDVPVPVPSLCPHRNSQDGGPPHHHTVHLGSTQAPCIHCSKRKKPPLHRQGRSKDGKGRMHPGETTVFSVGRFRVTHIGKKSAFHEQQDASLPDGSKESSTEELEHSNERLHQESARNGTVPVDGLQNGAVQKGAQSSKGTEQSYVNAPAPNTPANSDTHNNRPDGKGPGKAGSLQDVNTALGSASHQRKHMGRQALGGSSASTPGEPLEEGGRRAGIYQEEAGLGSADEVSDIHGSLSLQEGTQADELGSNYTNRKQLGAEDMGQQQELSAMVRDTGITV; this is translated from the exons ATGTTACTTCCATGGTTCTCCTGGCTGCTTTTGGATAGGAATGAGGGCTGTCATCATCATGTAGCTGGCTACAAG ATCCGCATGTCAGACCAGAACAGCACCGATGATGGGGAATCAGACCCCCAGCACAGCCTGTCTATGGTCTTCCTCCTTGTCTTGGTCTTCTTCATCATGGGACTGGTCGGTTTCCTGATCTGCCACGTCCTGAAGAAGAAGGGATATCGATGCCGGACTTTCCGTGATGAGCTCGACCCAGATAACAAAGATGTGCTGACAGAGCTCCAGGCCA aTGAAGAGGAGGAGCTGAACGAGGACACCGTAGAGAAGATTGTGAGATGCATCATCCAAAATGAAG CAAATGCGGAGGCCCTCAAGGAGATGCTGGGGGACAATGAAGGGGATGTCCCAGTGCCGGTGCCCAG CCTTTGTCCCCACCGTAACAGCCAAGATGGGGGACCACCACATCACCATACAGTGCACCTGGGATCCACACAGGCCCCCTGCATCCactgcagcaagaggaagaagcCCCCACTACATCGGCAAGGGAGGTCCAAGGATGGGAAAGGCAGGATGCATCCTGGAGAGACCACTGTCTTCTCAGTGGGCAG GTTTCGTGTCACACACATTGGGAAGAAATCCGCTTTCCATGAGCAACAGGATGCCTCCCTGCCCGATGGCAGCAAGGAGTCAAGCACAGAGGAGTTAGAGCACAGCAATGAACGGCTCCATCAGGAGAGTGCTCGCAATGGAACTGTCCCCGTGGATGGCCTGCAGAATGGAGCTGTCCAGAAGGgtgcacagagcagcaaaggCACAGAGCAAAGTTATGTAAACGCGCCAGCTCCGAACACACCAGCCAACTCAGATACTCACAACAATAGACCAGATGGCAAGGGGCCTGGGAAGGCAGGCTCGTTGCAGGATGTTAACACTGCTCTTGGGAGTGCTAGTCACCAAAGGAAGCATATGGGCCGTCAGGCACTGGGAGGGTCAAGTGCCAGCACCCCAGGAGAGCCTTTGGAGGAAGGAGGGCGGAGAGCCGGCATCTACCAGGAGGAGGCTGGACTGGGGTCAGCAGATGAAGTGTCAGATATTCACGGGAGCCTGAGTCTACAAGAAGGAACACAAGCTGATGAGTTGGGAAGCAACTACACCAACAGGAAACAGCTTGGAGCGGAGGATATGGGGCAGCAG caggagctgagtGCCATGGTGCGGGACACAGGAATAACCGTGTGA
- the RELL2 gene encoding RELT-like protein 2 isoform X3 produces the protein MSDQNSTDDGESDPQHSLSMVFLLVLVFFIMGLVGFLICHVLKKKGYRCRTFRDELDPDNKDVLTELQANEEEELNEDTVEKIVRCIIQNEANAEALKEMLGDNEGDVPVPVPSLCPHRNSQDGGPPHHHTVHLGSTQAPCIHCSKRKKPPLHRQGRSKDGKGRMHPGETTVFSVGRFRVTHIGKKSAFHEQQDASLPDGSKESSTEELEHSNERLHQESARNGTVPVDGLQNGAVQKGAQSSKGTEQSYVNAPAPNTPANSDTHNNRPDGKGPGKAGSLQDVNTALGSASHQRKHMGRQALGGSSASTPGEPLEEGGRRAGIYQEEAGLGSADEVSDIHGSLSLQEGTQADELGSNYTNRKQLGAEDMGQQQELSAMVRDTGITV, from the exons ATGTCAGACCAGAACAGCACCGATGATGGGGAATCAGACCCCCAGCACAGCCTGTCTATGGTCTTCCTCCTTGTCTTGGTCTTCTTCATCATGGGACTGGTCGGTTTCCTGATCTGCCACGTCCTGAAGAAGAAGGGATATCGATGCCGGACTTTCCGTGATGAGCTCGACCCAGATAACAAAGATGTGCTGACAGAGCTCCAGGCCA aTGAAGAGGAGGAGCTGAACGAGGACACCGTAGAGAAGATTGTGAGATGCATCATCCAAAATGAAG CAAATGCGGAGGCCCTCAAGGAGATGCTGGGGGACAATGAAGGGGATGTCCCAGTGCCGGTGCCCAG CCTTTGTCCCCACCGTAACAGCCAAGATGGGGGACCACCACATCACCATACAGTGCACCTGGGATCCACACAGGCCCCCTGCATCCactgcagcaagaggaagaagcCCCCACTACATCGGCAAGGGAGGTCCAAGGATGGGAAAGGCAGGATGCATCCTGGAGAGACCACTGTCTTCTCAGTGGGCAG GTTTCGTGTCACACACATTGGGAAGAAATCCGCTTTCCATGAGCAACAGGATGCCTCCCTGCCCGATGGCAGCAAGGAGTCAAGCACAGAGGAGTTAGAGCACAGCAATGAACGGCTCCATCAGGAGAGTGCTCGCAATGGAACTGTCCCCGTGGATGGCCTGCAGAATGGAGCTGTCCAGAAGGgtgcacagagcagcaaaggCACAGAGCAAAGTTATGTAAACGCGCCAGCTCCGAACACACCAGCCAACTCAGATACTCACAACAATAGACCAGATGGCAAGGGGCCTGGGAAGGCAGGCTCGTTGCAGGATGTTAACACTGCTCTTGGGAGTGCTAGTCACCAAAGGAAGCATATGGGCCGTCAGGCACTGGGAGGGTCAAGTGCCAGCACCCCAGGAGAGCCTTTGGAGGAAGGAGGGCGGAGAGCCGGCATCTACCAGGAGGAGGCTGGACTGGGGTCAGCAGATGAAGTGTCAGATATTCACGGGAGCCTGAGTCTACAAGAAGGAACACAAGCTGATGAGTTGGGAAGCAACTACACCAACAGGAAACAGCTTGGAGCGGAGGATATGGGGCAGCAG caggagctgagtGCCATGGTGCGGGACACAGGAATAACCGTGTGA